AAGCGAGCTGTTCGGGCATCTGAAGGGGGCATTTACCGGGGCCTCCCAGGGCCGAAGGGGGCGATTTGAACTGGCCGGCGGCGGAACGCTCATGCTGGACGAGATGGGTGAGATGCCCCTTTCCCTTCAGCCCAAGCTCCTCAGGGCAATCCAGGAAGGGAAGATCTGCCCGGTGGGGAGCGAGGAGGAGAAGGATGTGGATGTCAGGCTGATTTCCGCTACCAACCGCAACCTCAGAAAAATGGTCGATGGCGGAACTTTCAGGGAAGACCTATTCTATCGCATTCGGGTCCTGGAGATCGAGATCCCTCCCCTGCGGCGCCGACGTGAAGACATCCCCTCGCTTCTGGAACTCTTCCTGAAACGGTATGCTTCTGCTCCCCTTCGGTTTACGCCCGAAGCAGAAGACATGCTGATCAAGTACCCTTTTCCCGGCAATGTCAGGGAACTGGAGCACATGGTGCAGCGGACGGTTACCCTGACTAGGGGGCATTCCATTACGCCGGCCGATCTGCCCCACGAAATCCGGCATTTCCAGGCCACGACCCAGGGCACCCTTGAGGAACGACTGGAGGCGGTGGAACGGGAAATGATCCTCTCGGCCCTTGAAAAGAGCGACTGGGTCCAGACCCGGGCCGCGGAGCAGTTGGGCATCAGTGAACGGGTGCTCAGGTATAAGATGAAAAAGAACGGCATTCGAAGGAGCGGCTCATAACCATATCGGATCTCACAGAATGCCCCGAATCCTTGCGGGATGCTTCATTCGCAATCCTTTGGATCCCCCTTCGCGAAACAGGATGGGGCCGTTTCTTTCAGTTCCCCGGGGCCATACCTTGCATAAACCGAAGGAGCGTCTGCGCGGCATCGTGCCTGGGTCGCCACCCGAGCCTCTCCTCTGCTCTCCTTGCGCTGACCAGGACCGGGTACCTCATCAAGCACCCGGCCCATCCAGGCACTCCCTGGGGAATCATTCCGAGTCTTGCGGCCAGACGACATATCGGGAAGAAAACCCATGGACGCAACACAACCACACGCTTCCCCATCAAGACACCCATTTCCCTTGTCGTCATCGGTCCTTTACCGGCGAGGTTGAAGATATCGGAACGCTGGTAACCCAGACCAAGTCGAAAGGCCTCGGCAACATCCTCGTCCCAGCAGAGGTCGATCTTTGGATCTTCGGGAAAACAATAAAGGGTCTTTCCCGACAGCCCCTTCCCGACCGTGTTGTTGATGCCCGGGCCAAGAAAGATGGAGGGCCTGTAACGGATGATGATGGTGGAAGGGCTGTGTCTCTGTAGCGTGTTCAGAATATCCTCAACTGCGCCCTTCGTCCTGGAATAATACCAGTCGTTGTTGGGTCGCAGTAAAGAGCCTTCGCGGAGGGGAACCGGATTGTCCGGGTGGGCGCCGTATGCCGCTACTGAACTGGCGTATATGATCTTTGGCACCCCCGCCGAGATCGCCCCTTCAAATATGCGCCGGCTCCCTTCGATGTTGATCTGGTCAATGTCCCGCATGGACAGTTTTTTGGGGGGCTCCACAATAAACGCCAAATGGTAGACCACGTCCACGCCCGCGAGGAGACGGGCAAAATCCGCGCAGCGCACGTCGGCCTCTTGAAAGGTCATCTTGGGTGCAAGGGATTTCGGGTGGACAATATCCAATCCCAAAATGGATTCAACATTCGGGTCGGCCCCCACATGTCGAACGATCAAGCCTCCCAGGTAGCCCGAAGCGCCAATGACAGCGACTTTCATGTGAGCCTCCGTGCATCATCGGTTCACAAACGGCCGTATCTCTTCAAATGCCTGTGGGAGACGCTCTTCCTTGAACCCCCGTTTCCTCTGCACACAACTCTCGCATCTCCCGCACGCATCTTCCGAGGAAAACGGGTCATAGCAACTGTGGGTCTCTGCGTTGTCCACGCCGAGCCCCTGACAGTACGGATGATCTCGGCCTTGACCATCCTGATGACCGGGGCCTACGTCTTCACCACCTTCTTCTCCCCGCCCCACGCCCCGGCCCTTCCCCTCGCCCACATCCGTATGCGGTCCCCATGATCTCATACCCCGAAACCCTCATGGGAGGTCCTTTAGGGGAGAGATACCCTAAGAAAGATCTCGCTGATTCCATAGCCCGTCATGTCGCAGCTGTCAACGAAAAGATCCTCAATCCGCGGACGAATGCCTTCTGAGAGGTGCGGCCCGGCAGGGGCCGTCTGGACCCCGGCGCTGGGGTGTCATGCCTTCGAGATGATCCGGTGAAAGGCCCAGGGAAGAGAGAGACCTATGTTTTTATGCCTTTCTCCGAGTGAGGGCTTCAGGGCGGCCATAGGTTTCAAAGTTGACAGCGATTTCTTGAATGAGATAAACACATAAGGTATACTTGGATTACCAAGACTTGACGAGCGCATCTCGTTTTTCCCAGCACATAATGATCAGGGAAGGTGATCGCCTTGGAAAACAGTTTTCAGCTGGCAGATACCCAAACCTAAAAAATTGAGGGCGTCCCAGAATGACGGACATACAGGGGTACTGAATGATATGCAGAGCATCAAAGGGTGTCTTTTCTCTTCTTTTGGCGTGGGTTTCGGCATTTGTTTTCTTAAACCAGCCGGCAACTGCAGATGACGCTGCCACACTGACCTATACCCTGAAAGCGCCGGCCTACCGTATACAAGCAATGGGCGATGGTTTCGACGCGGTCCTGATCGACGGTTATTTCTCTTATGCAGTACCAGGCTACCCTGACTTGCCATGCAGGATTTTTCGATTCGCTGTGCCCTATGACGTGAGAGCGCAACATATTGAGGTGTCATATTCTGTGAGGAGAACAGAAAATGTCGGTAAATTCAATATCAGAGAATTGCCCCCCATGGGAACGAGGGATGGCAACAGACTACTCTTGGGGGGAAAGGCTGAGGTTTATTCAAAAGACGCCTATTTTCCCCGGGAAACGATCGAATATTTGGGATTTTCCCAGATGAGGAAATGGAAATTTATCAATGTGAAATATACCCCCTTTCAATACAATCCCATGAGCAGAGAATTGAGATATATCCCTGAAGTGGCGGTGACCATCACTTATGGTCGCGCGCCCGGCAGTTCGGCTCATGAAGCTGGACTTGCGGATGCTAAAATGGATGATAGGGCGAGACAACTCTTTGAAAACTATTCAGAAGCAACGGCCTGGTACAGACCGGTCAAAGCTGAGGCAGAACCATCTGCGGCCCATGACTATGTTATCATCACAACGAATTGGATCAAGCGCAACAGCACAAAGCTGAGTAGCTTTGTCTTTCACCTTTCCAGCAGAGGATATTCTCCTCTAATCATAACCGAAGATGAATACGGTGGCCTGACCGGGCAATCTCCCGATGGCACTGCCGAAAGGATACGACAATGGTTGATAAATAATTACAGCAGTTTGGGAATCATCTATGTATTGTTGATAGGGAACCCTGATCCGGATGATCCGAGCAGCGGCAGCGATTCAGTAGGAGATGTGCCCATGAAGATGTGCTGGCCGAGAAAAGGGGAAGAGTGTTTTAGAGAATCACCAATAGCCTATTTTTATGCCGATCTCACCGGGAACTGGGATCTCAACGGCGATGGGTATTTTGGGGATTATGACGGGGACAAAGGGAGTGGTGGGGTAGATTTTGCGAATGAAGTCTATGTGGGAAGGATTCCGGTCTACTCGGGCGTCACTCATTTGGATTCGGTTTTGACGAAGACGATCAATTACGGAAATGCAACGAGTATTGACTGGAGAAAGAGCGCTCTTATGCCTATGAGCTTCTCAGACGCATCCACAGACGGGGCTCACCTGTCTGAGGCGATGATCAATAATTATCTGAATCCAACAGGTTATTCCGAATACACATTGTACATGCAGGGCACGTATTGCAGCGCCGCCGATTCGTCCTATTCAAGTGATCAGGAGCTCTTAAACGATGTCTCCTGGCAACGGTGGCGCTACTATCCTTACGGGATGGTATGGTGGTGGGGCCACGGAAGCCAGACCGGGGCCGACATCGGATATGACGGTTGCCCCCCGTTATGGTCCCCTCGAATTATTGAGAGCAGCGATGCTGCTGCGCTGAACGACAATTATCCATCACATGTTTATCAGTGTTCTTGTCTTAACGGTTACCCTGAAAATGCAGACAATTTGGGGACGGCCCTCCTCTACAACGGCGCCATCACAACGACCTCTGCCAGCAGAGTGAGCTGGTATGCTGTAACCCGGTGGGAGACCAGCTTGAAATATTATTGCGATAATGCAAGCATCGGGTATTATTATGGCCAGGAGTTAGTCGCTAACAGGAAGGAGGCATCCAAGGCGCTTTTTGATGTGAAGAGCGACATGGGGGCCAATATGAATGAGGATAGCGATTGGGGTGGGAAGAGCTGGATGAATCTCTTTGATTTCAACCTTTACGGTGATCCTGCCGCGTCTATGGTGATCTCAGCCGTTTCTTCATG
This Deltaproteobacteria bacterium DNA region includes the following protein-coding sequences:
- a CDS encoding 7-cyano-7-deazaguanine synthase, with the protein product MRSWGPHTDVGEGKGRGVGRGEEGGEDVGPGHQDGQGRDHPYCQGLGVDNAETHSCYDPFSSEDACGRCESCVQRKRGFKEERLPQAFEEIRPFVNR
- a CDS encoding NAD-dependent epimerase/dehydratase family protein, with amino-acid sequence MKVAVIGASGYLGGLIVRHVGADPNVESILGLDIVHPKSLAPKMTFQEADVRCADFARLLAGVDVVYHLAFIVEPPKKLSMRDIDQINIEGSRRIFEGAISAGVPKIIYASSVAAYGAHPDNPVPLREGSLLRPNNDWYYSRTKGAVEDILNTLQRHSPSTIIIRYRPSIFLGPGINNTVGKGLSGKTLYCFPEDPKIDLCWDEDVAEAFRLGLGYQRSDIFNLAGKGPMTTREMGVLMGKRVVVLRPWVFFPICRLAARLGMIPQGVPGWAGCLMRYPVLVSARRAEERLGWRPRHDAAQTLLRFMQGMAPGN
- a CDS encoding sigma-54 dependent transcriptional regulator; translated protein: MKILIVDDDPTQRELLKGFLEKQGYSVLTAPDGPAALRLFEREPVHLVLLDHRMPGISGAVVLEKMKGMNPRVRIIMITAFGDVDTAVTAMKLGASEFMEKPVDLSVLLKMIRQIEQEIAVDEDVAEVKEVVAEGPLPLKIIAESQAMKDVLSLVRRMAGSHWPVLVSGETGTGKQLAAHLIHLLSPRTDAPFIVVNCAAIPEPLFESELFGHLKGAFTGASQGRRGRFELAGGGTLMLDEMGEMPLSLQPKLLRAIQEGKICPVGSEEEKDVDVRLISATNRNLRKMVDGGTFREDLFYRIRVLEIEIPPLRRRREDIPSLLELFLKRYASAPLRFTPEAEDMLIKYPFPGNVRELEHMVQRTVTLTRGHSITPADLPHEIRHFQATTQGTLEERLEAVEREMILSALEKSDWVQTRAAEQLGISERVLRYKMKKNGIRRSGS